CGTTTAAGGGAAGAAAGACATATGAGTTTCACATAATAGACAACAACCTGATTGCCCTTTATGGTAAAACTGTTGTCACATACGAGCTGAACCTTCCTGACATTTCTAAATAATTACTACCATGTCAGTTAAAAATATTTACGCGTAAGTTAGGGGATACCGAAAACCTAAAACAGAGTAGGTACAACAAACAAAAATTTACTGTTTTAACCAAAACAGCACCCAGTTATGAAAAAAATCAAATTGTCATTAGCGGCATTGACGCTTGTATTGGCCATTGCCGGAACAACTACAGTAAACGCTTCTAAAGCTACGGTTGATACAGACCCCTGCAGTGTTGCAGACCCCAATGGTACTGAATGTTTGAACCAATTCCCTGTTGAGTGTTGCCAGGACGATGTCACCTCTGAGATCATCAATATCAAAGCACCCCGACCATTTTAATTGAAATACTAACCACTGGCTGTTGCCGGTGGTTAGCTTTTATAAATTATGCCTGCAGTCGATGTCAAAAGCAGACAATGAGCTTCCGTTAGATTTTGCAGAGAATACCGTAATCGATGCTTATAGTGTTACTAACGGAAACTACATTGCCAGCTTTTACATCCCTCCCGATAAAACAGGATCCCTGATGACCAGCATTTTTACAGGCCGGTCTTTGTATGCAAGATTTAATCCGTATTGCTTCAATGTTTCGTTCAGGGCATCAATATCGTTCATTTGTGCACTTAATGAAACCGTAACGTTATCAGTGATGCCGGTTTCATCCAGCACTATTTTATCCTGGTTGAAATGCCTGATCAGATCGAACAGATCGGCAAAAGGTTTATTTATTACAGAACAGCCTCCGGTATTATACACTTTCTTAGGGATGGCGGACCTGTCAGCCTGCAGATGAATTTTTTTTCCTGCCGTTAACACCAAACACTTCTGGGTACGTACTTCCATAAATGCATTTACCCCAAACATCCTTTTCAGGTCGTCCTGCATGATCTTCAAAAGATCGTTCGCTCTATCTTTAGGCACAGTAAGTTCATAACAGAATGTATTATCATTCCTCCATTCCTCGTAGTCGATACCCTTGGGTGCTATATATTTTTCAGGATGGGCAGACTCAACCACCAATCTACTATACGGTACCGCACCCGTTGAATCGCCAAACGCAATCATATATAAAGCACCGATCATGGCATTGGTGGCATGTACGGTTGTTCCAATGCCCTTCGGCGGAGGCAAATATCCCCCTTTCACACTTTTCAGGCATTTTGTGAGGGAAGAATTAAACACCACACTGTTGGTATCTATTTCATTGGCGATGGTTACCAGGTATTTTTTATTTTTATAATCGGCAAATTCCGGTGTTTCCATTTGCCGTAAATGCAATTCCTTTTTATTAACGAATGCAGCAATATTTGCTTCTGTAAGCTGGGAGTCATCGGTGATTGCTTTTATATACCCCTGGTCGTCTATCCAAACAAAGGTAGAAACCACTTTTATCTTAAAATACTCGTGCGCTTTCTTATCAATAGCACAGGGCAACCCCACCGGTTTGTTCATCTTCTTCCTGGCTTCATAAAAGTTACTGGTCCTTTCCAATCCACCAGTAGCTAACATAATTTGCAGAGAATCCCCAAATCGTTTTTGAAAATTTTCCAGCTTCGGAAAGTCCGCAATACAGGGTAAACAGCTGGTGCTCCAAAAATCAAGGATCACAGATTTACCTTTCCAGTCGGCCAAGGCTACTTTTTCTTTTTTGTAATTGATAAGGGTATCAAATACAAAATTGGGGCACTTTTTATCAAGCGGGGAGGTATTGGCAACATATGTATTGACAGATTGGGCTGCAACCAAGTTTACCAATAAGATCAACCCTATTATTAAATGTAGTTTTTGCATGCCATAAGGTTTACGTCATAGGTAATAAAAGAACGGGTACGGATTATAAGCTCTGAATCAATCTAACGATCGTTCTGCGTCATACCTGACATTGAAATAACATCAGGTGGTATGGGCAGGGTATATCTTGGGTCATTAGGGGGTAAAGTATATTGTTGACCGTTTAAATTCCTGGTTAAAGTAATATTGGCGCCTTCGCTGTTCAGTCGTCTCAGGTCAAGCCACCTCAATCCCCGGAAGGGGGTTTCCTTTCTTCTTTCCTGTAAAATGATCGCCAGCGCATCGGTGGGGTTGGCCGCAGTAAATGGAACAAAAGGAACTGTCGATTTCCAACGCGCAGCCATTAATTTATTCAGATCATTCATGGCAGCCTGAACATTACCAGTACGGGCATAACATTCTGCCCGGGTAAGGTATACTTCATCCGTAGCAATACCACCAAATGCTTTGGTGGAAACCGTTGATACTAATGTTGCTCCGCCAGTATAGGTACCAATGAAATTGGGCAGGCCAGAAGTGTTTGGTTTATAAAACAAGGTCTTTCTGAGGTCGTTGTTATCATAACTTCGATACAGGGTTGAATCAACCAGACTATTTACGCCAAGGGTCTGTAAAGGATCATCCAACGTTGCCAGAAAAATAACTTCCTTATTTTGCGGGGGAATGGGATACATTATTCCGGCGGTCTTTACCGTATTATAGTCAAGCACCGAGTCATATAACTTCAAACAGGAATCTGCATACTGCAATGCATGGGAATAATCCTGCATTACCAGGTAAACCCTCGACAACATAGCAAAGGCTGCGGGTTTTGAAGGCCGGGTTTTATACAAAGGAATAACCGGCAGGTAATTCAGCGACCCCTGCAGGTCATTCAGGATCTGTTGATAGGTATCGTGCATCCCGGCCCGTACAGAAGTACCATTAGGATCAGAATCCAGGCGCAGCGGGATACCAGGATTATCGGGAAATGTTAAACTATAAGGTCTTGTATAGATCTGTGACACCCAAAAAAATGCTTCGCCCCGGTAATACAGTGCGCACCCTCTTGCATTATTATAATGCAGGATATCTCCGGTCGACTTCACATCATCGAGGCCATCCAATACAATATTTGCATAAAAAGCCTGGCGGTAAGGGTTATTCCAGTTTTGTGGATCAGAAAGTGTAGCATTATAAATATCAGTCTCCCAGGTATAAGCGTTTTTAAAAGTTGTATTCCAGGTATTCCAGGTATTATAGGAAAGATAATAATTATCGGCACTTATCTCACCCATTGAAGGGCGTGCATCATTCATGATGGCCGAATTATCCAATAGAGCCTGGTACTTATCTATAGTATTGGGAACATCCAATGATTTATTGGATCGAATTTCCAGCCAGTCTTTTTTACAGGAAACAGCAATCACACTCACAAAAACAAACAGTAATATTTTATAAAGATTCATAGTATAATTTTTAGTGATTGAACAGGAACAGGTTGATCTGTTTTTCAATTATTAAAAATCAAATTTGGCGCCCAGTGTTATACTGCGGGGTTGTGGCAACACCGTAGCCAGGGTATAGGGAACCGCATCCGGATCGATACCGTAATTGTTGGCACGCCAAAGAATAGCCAAGTTGTGCATATTGCAATAAATATGCGCCGTTTGAAATGGCAGCCTGTGTAATTTCTCTTTTACAAGATCATAACTTAGTACAATATCCTGTAGCCGGATATGATCACCCTTTTCTACCAGTACGGCCGAATTTGCATAAAACCTGTAATCCCTGTTACTCATTGAACCGGGAACAGCGTCGGGAATGGATGGGATATTGGTTCGTTCTTCATCACCCGCCTTTTGCCACCGGTTCACATAGTCCTTATTACCCATCCAATAATTCAAAAACTGTCCATAATCCATGGAAGCTCTTCTGAAGTAATAATTCAGTTTATAAGTGATATTTACCGACACAGAAAAGTTGTTCCAATAAAAGTCGTTGCGGAAAGCGCCTACTACCTGCGGATTAACCGGACCATTATACACCAGGTCAGCAGTAGTAGTTTTGGTGAGTAAAGCCGAATAATCTTTTGTTTTTTGACCATCCAAAATTCCCATAGGGTCGCCGTTGGTGGGATCCAAACCGCCCCAGGCGAAGCTGTAAATACTGTAAGCCGGATGACCATTGAGCGGTGTCAATACAGATGCATCACCACTGCTTCCCGTTAAAATGCTGTAACCGGGAAGTATTTTTGAATAGTTTGTTACTTTATCAGTTGCATAACTGAATAAAAAGGAAGGGTCCCAACTGAATTGCCGGCCCGCGGCTACTCTACCATTCAGCTGCACATCAACACCATGCCCTTTAAGATCCGATACGTTACCTCTGAAGCTAGTAATACCGGTTGTAGGGTCCATGGCCACATCACCAATGAGATCGTCACCCTTTTTTGAAAAATATTCTATGGTACCCGACAACACGTTTTTCTTCAAAGTAAAAAGAACAGCCAGGTTGGCCATACTTACTTTTTCCCAACGCAATTCAGGATTGGGAGGGTTTACCACTGTTCCTGTTGTACTCTTGTTAGTTAAATCTGTACCATATCGCACTGTAGTATAGGCAGTAAGGTCTGTATTCACATTTCCATTATATCCATAGGTTGCCCTCACTGCTAACTGATCGAACAGACCGCTTTTGAAAAACTTTTCCCGTGAAATATTCCATTTAACACCGGTTGACCATAAGGGTACTATCCGTTGATTTGTTTTAACCCCGAAATAATTGGTATTATCGAAACGGCCGCTGGCTGAAAACACATAACGGTCGTCAAACGTGTAGGAGCCATTGGCATAATACGACATAAACCTTTGTGTTAAGCCGGTTACAGTACGAATAGAAGGAACTGCGGCAAGCGTTGATTGCGGGTTGGTTGGATACTTGGTTACAAAATCAATCGGTTGGCTTACGAGGGTTTCATTACTGTACCCATACAAACGGTTCTGATAACTTTGGGTTTCCAACTGCTTTACTTCAAAACCGGCAATAGCGCTCACCTTGTGCTTTTTTTGCCAGGTTTGGTTGAAGTTTGCCTGCGCCCGGCCCGTGTGGCCTTCCAGGTCATAGTTTGTTTGATCGAGAATATCGCCCAACGGAACAGGGTTTCTTACGACACCGGCAGCGGGATTAAAATAGGTGTTGATCAAATTCCGGGTGAAATAAGTGGCCTGACTCATGAGGTTGTTCTGTTTCTTCAATTGCTTTTCATATTGATATTTTACTTCAATATTAAAGGCGGACGTGAACGTTTTTCTAATCTCTACATTCAGCCGGTTATAGCTTTGCTGGGCCACATTATTGGCCAGGTTCAATTCGTCTAATGGCCGGTATTGCCAGTCTAAAGCACCCTGGCTCTCTTTCAAGGCTTTGTAAGGATCCCGAAACCCGTATGGCACTGCCAATGCATTTCCGTTCTCATCGGCCATTTGTTCGTATGGATACGCCTTTTTTGCCAATACATCGGTGAAAGCGCTGATACCAGGGTTGTTATTTACAAACTTTGTGTTTGTATACATCAGGCTGGTATTGATATCCACATTTTTGAATGGAGTAAAACTATTGTTAGCGTTCACTGAAAACCGCTCGAAGCGATTTCCCACATAACTGCTTTTATCTTTATCATACCCCAATGTCAAAAAGTATTTCGATCTTTCGCCGCCCCCTGAAAGAGACAATGCATTTTGTACAATTACCTCATTTCTTAAAAAGTATTTCTCATATTGGTCTCTTGCATTGTTCTGTTTCATGGCTTCGATCTGCTGGTCAGCATCAGCGGCAGCGATCTGCCCATCGCGCTTCTTTATTAATAATTCCACTACCGGTGTTAACGGTGATTTGGAAGCTGCGGCTTCCTGACCGGCATACCAGCCCCTTGCAAAAAAATCTTTTTCCAGGTCAATATAATCAGCAGATGACATCAATGGCAAATAACTCATATCTGGTTTGGCGCCAACGGTAACATTGGTATTGAAGTGTACCTGCGGAGCGTGATTGGCAGTCCCTTTTCTTGACGTGATGACGATAACACCATTGGCAGATCGTACGCCATAGATAGATGCAGCTGCTGCATCGCGCAAGATGGTAATAGATTCAATGGTATTGGGATTAATATTGTTGAGATCTCCGTCGAAAGGAAAATTATCCAATACGATCAGCGGCTTATCATTGCCAAAGATGGTGCTCCGGCCCCGTACGGCAACAGTGGCCTGATCAGTTTTACTGTTCCGGTAAAATGCCACCCCACTCGCCACTCCCTCCAACCGTCCCAGTACATCCAGCGAAGTACCGCGGTTCAACAATTTATTATCAATCTGTACAAAAGAACCAGTGGCCCTTTCTTTGGGAATCTGCTGATAACCGGTATATACCGATACAGATACGCTGGCCATTTCACTTACTTCCAACGAAAGTTTTATAGACAAATCCGTCTTGCCATCTACATTTATGGTTTGGGTTTCAAAGCCGAGGTAAGAAACTTCCAGCACGGCATTTTCCCCTACTCCTCTTAAATCAAAAAATCCATCGGCATTGGTAACACCGCCAATGGCTGTACCTTTTACTTTTACATTGGCGCCGGCCAGCGGTTCACCTTTATGATTCAGCACCCTTCCTTTTACATCAACCGGCGGCGCTATTCCCTTTTCATTTGGTTTTTTATTATCGCCGGCCTCCCGGTTCTTGGAGATCACGATCGTTTTATTCTGGATCATGTACCGGAGGGGCTGACCTTTCAACGCCTGCTCCAACGCTTCTTCCAAGGGTGCATTTTTCACATGTATGGTCACCTTGGTTGCGTCTTTTACAACATCGGCCGGATACAGGAATAAATAGCCCGTTTGTTGTTTTATAGCAGTAAATACTTTTTCCAGCAATATGTTATCGCCTGAATAAGTAACCGTTTGGGAAACTCCCGTTGCGTTTACGTTTAAAAAGACAATGGTCAATAGGATGGCAGTTAATTTCATAATACGTAAGGTCTGTTTACTTACGATCGATTTTAAATGGTTAATGGGTTTGCCGGTCACCGTGCAAGCAATAAAATCCGGCAGGTAATTGCGAAATTGCATACCTTAGTAATTGAAGGTTGAATAATAGGATTCTAATCGGTTTTGTTATCGACCTTTCTCAGCCGGTGTGTTTCGTGGACATACCGGCTTTCTTTTGTGGTCTTACATGATTAAGCATTCATAGGTGTATAATTTTAAATATGGCTAAGCGGGTTTTTCAAATCGTTTTTACAGGGAAATATGCATAGGGGGAAAATAGAAATGAACTATATAGGTTGCTTATCATTCTTATGGGAATCATTGGGTGAGGCAGCCGGAACGATCAGTTTTCTTCCTTCCACCCGGAAATGCAAACCGGTCATGAAATCGAGGTTCTCAGCTACCTGCGGCAGCGTTAAATTCCGTTGCATTTCTCCACTTATTTTATCGGATGGCTTAACACCTTCATACACCACTTCAATGTCGTACCACTTTATTAACTGACGCATCACTACATCGATATCTGCATCTTTAAAACTGAATATGCCATTCTTCCAGGCAATTACGGCGTCTGTCTGAACCGGGATTGGTTGGGATAGCTGGGATGACTGAGATACTGATGTTTGTTCTCCGGGCTTTAATAAAACTGATGCGGCATCTTTGGTAACTTTCACGCTCCCTTCTAATAAAGTTGCCTTCATCAGCGGTTCGTCATCATATGCATTAATATTAAAGTGAGTTCCTAATACCTGTACGTCCATTGGACCCTTTTGGCCGGTTACATGAACGATGAATGGTTTGGCAGCATCGTGGGCTACTTCAAAATATACTTCGCCGGTTATTTCTACTTTTCTTTCGTTACCGGAAAATTCAACCGGGTACCGGATGGAGGCGCCGGCATTCAACCATGCTTTACTGCCATCGGCCAGTACCATACTATAAGTTTGGGCATAGGCTGTAGTGAGGGTATTATATATTATTTCCTGGGCAGCTGTTTTGGACTGGTATTTCAGGGTGCCGTTCTCATTTACAACAACCGATCCGCCCTGTTGGGCCAGTTGACCGGCTTTGGCGCTATCCAGCAGGATTTTTTTGCCATCGGCCAGGGTAAGGGAAGCCATTCTTTGTGCAGGCCCGATCACCTTTGAAGCCACCTTCACATCCTCTTTTAGTCCGGCAGATTTATTCGGATTATTGTGCCATAAAAAATAAGCAGCAGACAGTATAACCAATACTGCTGCTGCTGAGGTTGCTACATCCCGAAATAACTTTCTCGGTCTTTTTATATCTACCTGCTTTCCATAATTCCTATTTAATTCTTCTTCAATTATAGCCCTGCCACCTGCTACATCAATGGCATGAATTTCTTTCAGTTTCTGAAGCTGGTAGGCATCATTTTTAAACTGCTCCACAAACCGGCGGTTTCCTTCGTCTGAAATATATTCCTCATACATTGTGCTTTCCGCTGAGGTAAGCTCTTCACCGGTAATTACTTTTATAATTATTCCATTGATGATGCTGTTGTCCTTCATTACACAATGTTTTATCAGGGTTATCAAAAGCTCCGGGCTATATGAATACGGATGAGTGAAAGTTTTGTACCAGTACCGTTGATAATTTTTATACTTTTTTTGTGCGGATCTGTACTTTCGGGATGTGACATATTAAAACCAAAACGGCAACAAATTTCAAATCAGGGAATTAAAAAGTTATCTAGGGGATTACCACTAGGCAGCCATCATAAACAGAAGAGCAATAAAGATCAGGATCATTACCTGTTCAACCCCAAGGGTAAGCCTAAGCGCTTTCATGGCGGCGGCGTTGGTATTGCGGATGGTATTTTCTGAAAGGTTCAACATTTGCGCTACCTCCGTTCTGCTGAACCCATCCAAATAAGTGAGCTTGAAAACCTGCTGCATTCTGTCGGGCAACTGGTTTATGCGATCGTATAAAATCTGCACCAGCTCGGCTTCCTGGTATTTTTTTTCAATAACATTTTCGGTGATGTGTTCTTCCTTAACCAGGCGGTTCTCGATTTTTGCTTTCAGTTTATCTCTGCGTAAATAATCAATACATGCATTTTTTATAACGGTGTAGAAGTACACCTGCAGGTGAGTCATATTGGAAAAATAGTTTTCCTGAGACCAAAGTTTAATAAACGATTCAGTCACGATATCCCTGGCTTCTTCCGTGTTGGCGATAAGGCTATTGGCAAACAGGAACAATTTGCGATAAAGTTTATTATACACCTCATTAAACGCCTCAGGATCCTTCTCCAGGATTTTCTGCATAATTTGCTCATCTGTCATATTAGTGCTCTTTGGTTCGTCGTCAAAGGATAATAGATGAAACAGAGAAATACAGTTTGTACCGGCACCAAGTTATAAATACGGCACCTTTTGAGCAAATAAAATTAATTGCACCTGCAATCAATTATAATTATCGCTTAATGATAGCGTTATTGTTATGTCAAAATATGCATGTGTGAAAAAAAGAATACATAAACCGTATTAGCAACACATTCGTAATTGTCGTCTATGACGTTTGGGGAGTGAGTGCAGCATTTTTGATGCACAATATTACCGCACCAACACAAAATTTCCCCGCTGCACTATTGTCTTGCCGGTATAATCTATGGCCTGCACCATGTACACAAAATTCTGGGATGATTGTTGGGACCCGTTTATGGTTCCATCCCAGCCCTTGTTTACTTCGCTGGTACTGAATACCAGTTGCCCCCAGCGATTGTACACCCTGAAGAAGATCAACTGTTTAATACCTGCCAGAATGGGGCGGATCACATCGTTGCGGCCATCGTGATTGGGAGTAAAGCCGGAAGGCATGAAGATGGAAGCGCCTGTTTTAAATATTTTTACTGTGATGGTATCATTTCCGTAGCAACCGGCCGCCGTTTCCGCTGTTACAACATAGGTTATTGCTGCCGGCGCGCCTTCGTTATACAAACCAAGGGGGCTTGAAATACTGGAGGAGTTTAACCCAAATGGCGGCGCCCAGGTCCAGCGATTGGCATTGGGATCATTTACCGATGCATTGAATTGTAAGGGCTGATTGATTACCACTGCAGTATCGTTGCCTGCATGTACAATAATGGGTTTGGTAACTTCTATATGAAAAGTATCTCTTAACGGATTGGGACAACCGGCATTGGTTACCGACAACACCACATTAGAAGTAACTTTTGGCGTGGCAGTGGTGCTGATACTGTATGGAACAGAAGGCACT
The Niastella koreensis GR20-10 genome window above contains:
- a CDS encoding TlpA family protein disulfide reductase, whose translation is MQKLHLIIGLILLVNLVAAQSVNTYVANTSPLDKKCPNFVFDTLINYKKEKVALADWKGKSVILDFWSTSCLPCIADFPKLENFQKRFGDSLQIMLATGGLERTSNFYEARKKMNKPVGLPCAIDKKAHEYFKIKVVSTFVWIDDQGYIKAITDDSQLTEANIAAFVNKKELHLRQMETPEFADYKNKKYLVTIANEIDTNSVVFNSSLTKCLKSVKGGYLPPPKGIGTTVHATNAMIGALYMIAFGDSTGAVPYSRLVVESAHPEKYIAPKGIDYEEWRNDNTFCYELTVPKDRANDLLKIMQDDLKRMFGVNAFMEVRTQKCLVLTAGKKIHLQADRSAIPKKVYNTGGCSVINKPFADLFDLIRHFNQDKIVLDETGITDNVTVSLSAQMNDIDALNETLKQYGLNLAYKDRPVKMLVIRDPVLSGGM
- a CDS encoding FecR family protein gives rise to the protein MKDNSIINGIIIKVITGEELTSAESTMYEEYISDEGNRRFVEQFKNDAYQLQKLKEIHAIDVAGGRAIIEEELNRNYGKQVDIKRPRKLFRDVATSAAAVLVILSAAYFLWHNNPNKSAGLKEDVKVASKVIGPAQRMASLTLADGKKILLDSAKAGQLAQQGGSVVVNENGTLKYQSKTAAQEIIYNTLTTAYAQTYSMVLADGSKAWLNAGASIRYPVEFSGNERKVEITGEVYFEVAHDAAKPFIVHVTGQKGPMDVQVLGTHFNINAYDDEPLMKATLLEGSVKVTKDAASVLLKPGEQTSVSQSSQLSQPIPVQTDAVIAWKNGIFSFKDADIDVVMRQLIKWYDIEVVYEGVKPSDKISGEMQRNLTLPQVAENLDFMTGLHFRVEGRKLIVPAASPNDSHKNDKQPI
- a CDS encoding RNA polymerase sigma factor is translated as MTDEQIMQKILEKDPEAFNEVYNKLYRKLFLFANSLIANTEEARDIVTESFIKLWSQENYFSNMTHLQVYFYTVIKNACIDYLRRDKLKAKIENRLVKEEHITENVIEKKYQEAELVQILYDRINQLPDRMQQVFKLTYLDGFSRTEVAQMLNLSENTIRNTNAAAMKALRLTLGVEQVMILIFIALLFMMAA
- a CDS encoding RagB/SusD family nutrient uptake outer membrane protein is translated as MNLYKILLFVFVSVIAVSCKKDWLEIRSNKSLDVPNTIDKYQALLDNSAIMNDARPSMGEISADNYYLSYNTWNTWNTTFKNAYTWETDIYNATLSDPQNWNNPYRQAFYANIVLDGLDDVKSTGDILHYNNARGCALYYRGEAFFWVSQIYTRPYSLTFPDNPGIPLRLDSDPNGTSVRAGMHDTYQQILNDLQGSLNYLPVIPLYKTRPSKPAAFAMLSRVYLVMQDYSHALQYADSCLKLYDSVLDYNTVKTAGIMYPIPPQNKEVIFLATLDDPLQTLGVNSLVDSTLYRSYDNNDLRKTLFYKPNTSGLPNFIGTYTGGATLVSTVSTKAFGGIATDEVYLTRAECYARTGNVQAAMNDLNKLMAARWKSTVPFVPFTAANPTDALAIILQERRKETPFRGLRWLDLRRLNSEGANITLTRNLNGQQYTLPPNDPRYTLPIPPDVISMSGMTQNDR
- a CDS encoding SusC/RagA family TonB-linked outer membrane protein; translated protein: MQFRNYLPDFIACTVTGKPINHLKSIVSKQTLRIMKLTAILLTIVFLNVNATGVSQTVTYSGDNILLEKVFTAIKQQTGYLFLYPADVVKDATKVTIHVKNAPLEEALEQALKGQPLRYMIQNKTIVISKNREAGDNKKPNEKGIAPPVDVKGRVLNHKGEPLAGANVKVKGTAIGGVTNADGFFDLRGVGENAVLEVSYLGFETQTINVDGKTDLSIKLSLEVSEMASVSVSVYTGYQQIPKERATGSFVQIDNKLLNRGTSLDVLGRLEGVASGVAFYRNSKTDQATVAVRGRSTIFGNDKPLIVLDNFPFDGDLNNINPNTIESITILRDAAAASIYGVRSANGVIVITSRKGTANHAPQVHFNTNVTVGAKPDMSYLPLMSSADYIDLEKDFFARGWYAGQEAAASKSPLTPVVELLIKKRDGQIAAADADQQIEAMKQNNARDQYEKYFLRNEVIVQNALSLSGGGERSKYFLTLGYDKDKSSYVGNRFERFSVNANNSFTPFKNVDINTSLMYTNTKFVNNNPGISAFTDVLAKKAYPYEQMADENGNALAVPYGFRDPYKALKESQGALDWQYRPLDELNLANNVAQQSYNRLNVEIRKTFTSAFNIEVKYQYEKQLKKQNNLMSQATYFTRNLINTYFNPAAGVVRNPVPLGDILDQTNYDLEGHTGRAQANFNQTWQKKHKVSAIAGFEVKQLETQSYQNRLYGYSNETLVSQPIDFVTKYPTNPQSTLAAVPSIRTVTGLTQRFMSYYANGSYTFDDRYVFSASGRFDNTNYFGVKTNQRIVPLWSTGVKWNISREKFFKSGLFDQLAVRATYGYNGNVNTDLTAYTTVRYGTDLTNKSTTGTVVNPPNPELRWEKVSMANLAVLFTLKKNVLSGTIEYFSKKGDDLIGDVAMDPTTGITSFRGNVSDLKGHGVDVQLNGRVAAGRQFSWDPSFLFSYATDKVTNYSKILPGYSILTGSSGDASVLTPLNGHPAYSIYSFAWGGLDPTNGDPMGILDGQKTKDYSALLTKTTTADLVYNGPVNPQVVGAFRNDFYWNNFSVSVNITYKLNYYFRRASMDYGQFLNYWMGNKDYVNRWQKAGDEERTNIPSIPDAVPGSMSNRDYRFYANSAVLVEKGDHIRLQDIVLSYDLVKEKLHRLPFQTAHIYCNMHNLAILWRANNYGIDPDAVPYTLATVLPQPRSITLGAKFDF